The Oncorhynchus nerka isolate Pitt River linkage group LG24, Oner_Uvic_2.0, whole genome shotgun sequence genome has a window encoding:
- the LOC115107870 gene encoding kinesin light chain 1-like, producing MYENAPALVAPQRVLGDRRTTQEEMLGQTRQVIQGMEALRLEHHSLLEGLLGSLHCLEVEGSQNHEEPSPAQEKARAIRRSLDTLELGLGEAQVLLALSAHLSMVEAEKQKLRAQVRQLCQENQWLRDELARAQWRLQESEQSVAQLEEERKHLEFMSCLRRYDDDGDDLSSPEEMDSSKETLDDLFHNDEEENQGHGIQQHSSNVAMAAANQGGYEIPDRLRTLHNLVIQYASQGRYEVAVPLCKQALEDLEKTSGHEHPDVATMLNILALVYRDQNKCKEAANLLNDSLAVRERTLGRDHPAVAATLNNLAVLYGKSGRYKDAEPLCKRALEIREKILGKEHPDVAKQLNNLALLCQNQGKYGEVEQHYQRALDIYQTRLSPDDPNMAKTKNKLASCYLKQGKFKQAEVLFKDILTHAHEKASGYTNGEVKSIWMQAEEREEQCAPQGRQREGLSIGDQGSWDRTRKVDSATITNTLRNLGALYRRQGKLKAAETVEAAAIHTPKQSQKRCVLAAEASSNSTAMDHQCSSSESLTSEVITVKYNSGLHGGEEVSRSLEWNGDDRGSLKRSSSFSKLRASIRRSSEKLVRRLKGDKNPG from the exons aTGTATGAAAATGCACCTGCCTTGGTGGCACCACAGAGGGTCTTGGGTGATCGTAGGACAACTCAGGAGGAGATGCTGGGCCAGACCAGGCAGGTGATCCAGGGGATGGAGGCCCTGAGACTAGAGCACCACTCTCTCCTGGAGGGCCTACTGGGGAGCCTGCACTGCCTGGAGGTGGAGGGGAGCCAGAACCACGAGGAGCCCAGCCCTGCCCAGGAGAAGGCCAGGGCCATCCGCCGCTCGCTGGACACCCTAGAGCTTGGGCTGGGCGAAGCGCAG GTCTTGCTGGCACTGTCGGCCCACCTTAGCATGGTGGAGGCGGAGAAGCAGAAGCTGCGTGCTCAGGTGAGGCAGCTGTGCCAGGAGAACCAGTGGCTGCGGGACGAGCTGGCCAGGGCACAGTGGAGGCTGCAGGAGAGCGAGCAGAGTGTGGcacagctggaggaggagaggaagcacCTGGAGTTCATGAGCTGCCTCCGGCGATATGATGATGACGGCGATGACCTTTCGTCCCCC GAAGAGATGGATTCCAGCAAGGAGACACTGGATGACCTCTTCCACAATGACGAAGAGGAGAACCAGGGCCATGGCA TTCAGCAGCACAGTAGCAATGTGGCGATGGCTGCCGCCAACCAGGGTGGCTACGAGATTCCAGACCGTCTGCGTACGCTCCACAACCTGGTGATCCAGTACGCCTCGCAGGGTCGCTACGAGGTGGCCGTGCCTCTCTGCAAACAGGCCCTGGAGGACCTGGAGAAGACCTCCGGACATGAGCACCCAGATGTGGCCACCATGCTTAACATTCTGGCCCTAGTCTACAG GGACCAGAATAAGTGCAAAGAGGCAGCAAACCTTCTCAACGACTCGCTAGCGGTACGGGAGAGGACCCTTGGCAGGGACCACCCGGCG GTGGCTGCTACACTCAACAACCTGGCTGTGCTTTATGGGAAGAGTGGGAGGTACAAAGACGCCGAGCCACTGTGTAAACGAGCGCTGGAGATTagggagaag ATACTGGGTAAGGAGCATCCTGACGTGGCCAAGCAGCTGAACAACCTGGCCTTGCTGTGCCAGAACCAGGGGAAATATGGAGAGGTGGAGCAGCACTACCAACGGGCCCTGGACATCTACCAGACCAGGCTTAGCCCCGACGACCCCAACATGGCTAAAACCAAGAACAAGCTG GCCTCCTGTTACCTAAAGCAGGGGAAGTTTAAACAAGCAGAAGTGCTGTTCAAAGATATCCTAACCCATGCCCACGAGAAGGCCAGTGGCTATACAAATG GGGAGGTCAAGTCCATCTGGAtgcaggcagaggagagggaggaacag TGTGCTCctcagggcagacagagagaaggcCTGTCTATAGGAGATCAAGGTAGCTGGGACAGAACTCGCAAAGTGGACAG TGCCACCATTACCAACACCCTGAGGAACTTGGGAGCCCTCTACAGGCGACAGGGCAAACTGAAGGCAGCAGAGACAGTGGAGGCGGCGGCCATTCACACCCCTAAACAA agcCAGAAGCGGTGTGTTCTAGCTGCCGAGGCCTCCAGCAACAGCACGGCCATGGATCACCAATGCAGCAGTAGTGAGAGCCTGACCTCTGAGGTGATCACAGTGAAGTACAACAGTGGCCTACATGGGGGAGAGGAGGTCAGCCGCAGTCTGGAATGGAATGGG gatGACCGTGGCTCCCTGAAGAGAAGCAGCTCCTTCAGTAAGCTGCGAGCCTCCATCCGACGGAGCAGCGAGAAGCTCGTCCGCCGACTGAAGGGGGACAAAAACCCTGGCTAA